Part of the Chroogloeocystis siderophila 5.2 s.c.1 genome, GCCTCAAACTCTGTCATGGCAGGGATATACAAACAATTAAGTAAGTTGATTTGTTAGTGTTTTTCTATATTTAAAATATGAAAGCTTTAACTTTATAAAGATAAAAAAAAGCCTGGTAGTAAGAAAATAAACGGATGTAAACTAAGCTTACATCCGTTTATTTCTCAACCTATAATTGTGTCTTCAGTAGACCTCCTGCATGAATTGCACTCTTCCTACGATTGAAGTCGGGGCTACTCAAACAAAGTTGACGAGCGCACACTAAAATAAGAGTTTTGAGAGGGTAAAGTATGCCTTACCGGTATAGTCCAAAAAGATGTACAGAGTGTGGACGGCTGCGAATTTATTCACCAAGCATTCATGCAAGATATCTATAGACTAGGCTTGTGTAGCTGCGACTTTAGTCGCTAAGCTAGCAGATTAATTATCTCGGTGATTATTACTGTAGCGAATCCTCGCGCCTGCCCACTGTAGCTTTTCGCGTAATGTTTGATAGTACGAATAATTTTCGCGTAAAATAATGAACTTGGCACGATATTCTGCCATGCGGACATCGACTCGTTGACCAGGCCAAATCGAAGTTCCGAGAACGCTATCAGTCCATAACTTTGTATTCAACTCGTAATCTGCCAAAGGCCAGATACTGACAACCGAACCCGCAGGTAAAACGATCGGACGACTCGAAAGACTCATCGGGCAAATTGGAGTTACCGTAATCGCCTGCATTCCATCGTGGACAATCGGACCATTCGCCGCCACGGTGTACGCCGTAGAACCCGTAGGTGTGGCAATGATTAATCCATCACCTTGGTATTGATCGACAACCTCGCCATCGATTTCCATTTCCAGGATCGAAGTAATCATCCGATCTGCCGATGCAGGTTTAACACAAATTTCATTGAGGGCAAAAAAGCGATCGCTGACAGGATCGAGATTGCTACTATTTCCCTCAAACACTTGGGCTTGTAGCATCATCCGCCGCTGAATTGCATAGAGATCCGAAGCTAACCTATCCCAGACTTTTTCGGAATCTTTAAAGACATCAAACGACTCGGTTAAAAACCCTAAATTCCCGCCGACATTCACCGCCAAAATTGGGATGCGATCTGCTGCTAAATTTCTCGCCGCCGATAAAGCTGTACCATCTCCACCTAGTACCAAAGCCATATCAATCGGCTGTGTTGACGACGCCAAAAATACCGGATAAGGATTATCTTGCGGTCCACTTGGTCCCATCAGGACGCGACAGTTGCGACTTTCCAACTGCCGCGCACACTTTTCTGCCCAGCTTTTACTTAGCGAATCTCCAGCTTTGTGAGCAATAATAACTTGATTAAGCTGCACGCACTTACCACTTCAAGAGGTTAAATTGCTCCATATCTACAGTATCGCGGTTACGATAGATTGCGAGAATAATTGCTAATCCTACAGCAGCTTCGGCAGCAGCGACCGTAATCACGAATACTGTAAATACTTGACCTTTGATTTCTAGTGGGTCTAAATAGCTAGAAAATGCCATCAAATTGAGATTTACCGCATTGAGTAGCAATTCGATCGACATCAGCACGCGGACGGCGTTACGGCTAGTAATTAAGCCGTAGATGCCAATACAAAATAAAGCCGCAGCTAGCAAGAGAAAGTACTGAAGTTGCATATTTCTTGATCTATCCTCAAACAAATCATACATAAAAGCCTGCGATCGCAGGCTAAAAATGACGCACAGTTAAGTAACGCTACTCACTGCGACGATTATCATCTAAATTACTTGTTTTATCACTCGAAATTCCTACTAATTCGCGGGGGCGTTCGGGTAAAGTCAATACAGGTTGCTGCTGCTTGTCAGGCGTCATTACTTGGTCAGGCAAAAATTCGCGCCGCGCTAAAATAATTGCCCCAACCATTGCCATAAGTAGTAGAACCGATGCTAGCTCAAAAGGCAACAAAAAGTCACTGAAGAAGTGCTGACCAATTAAAACAATCGTGGTATCGTTGGATACTGCCTCAGTGGAATAAGCCCAAGGCGTAACCAAGACCATCGTACTTAATAAAACAAATAGCCCCGCACTAACGATCGCAGTTACAACCGGACGTACCCAGGCATTTGGCAGAGGTTTAAAGTCTTCGCGCTTGTTCACCAACATAATGGCGAATAAAATCAGGACGTTCACTGCACCGACGTAAATTAATACTTGGGCTGTTGCCACAAAGTCAGCATTGAGCAACAAATACATTCCCGAAATACTGACAAACACACCCGCCAACAAAAAGGCAGAATAAACAATATTAGAAAACAGTACAACACCGAGGGCTGAACCAATCATCATCACAGCCAAGATGCCGAACGAAACAAGTTGTACTCCTTCAGCTAAATTCACAGCTTTTTGTCCTTTGCTAGTTGCTAATTGCTAATTGCTAATGACGCATTCCACTAACAATTAATGCTCCTCACCCACTCTATAAAAAAATACTACTTTTCCTGCTGTTCTAAAATTTCTTCAGGATGTAGTCCCGCGCCACGTGTGTTTGCAGGTAGGTCGTGAGGTGAGACAACGCCTTTTGGTAGGTAAACAAATTCGCGCAACGGTGTCACCATTGGGTCATCAGTCACTTTATAAGGCAAGCGTCCTAAGGCTACGTTGTCGTAGTTCAATTGATGGCGATCGTACGTACACAAGTCGTATTCTTCGGTCATCGATAGACAGTTTGTCGGACAATATTCTACGCAGTTACCGCAGAAGATACACACACCAAAATCGATGCTGTAGTGCTTCAGTTTTTTCTTTTTACTCGCTTTATCAAATTCCCAGTCAACGACGGGTAAATTAATCGGACAAACCCGCACGCAAACTTCGCAAGAAATACACTTATCAAATTCAAAGTGAATGCGACCTCGGAAGCGTTCGGAAGGAATTAGTTTTTCGTAAGGGTATTGTATGGTAACTGGTCTGCGCCCCATATGGTCGAAAGTGACAGATAATCCTTGACCAATATAACGACCAGCCTGTACCGCGTCTTTCGCGTAATCACCAACTTGTTTGAGGAATTTTAACATGGTGTGTCTCTCTCTTTATGTAGCTGTTAGCAATCAGCTAATTGCTATCCACCAAAGGCAGTGGGAAAGGCAAGCTTCAAGGCTGCGGTTAACAGTAGATTTGCCAAGCTAACTGGTAATAAAAACTTCCAGCCTAAATCGAGCAACTGGTCAATGCGTACCCTAGGTACTGTCCAGCGTAATAAAATTGCTGTGAATACAAGGAAGTAGGCTTTGAGTACAGTCATTGTGATACCCAATGAAGCGTCTACTATCTCTAACCAAGGACTTGTTTCACTGACACCGAACCAACCAGCAAGTAAGTCTAGCGGAATAGGAGATTCCCAACCGCCTAAATATAAGACTGTGACGAGGAGCGCGGATAGCACCAAGTTGACGTAGGATGCAACATAGTACAGCGCGAACTTCATTCCTGCGTATTCGGTTTGATAACCTGCAACGAGTTCTTCTTCGGCTTCGGGTAAGTCAAAGGGCATTCTTTCGCACTCTGCTAATGCCGAAATCCAGAAGATAATAAATCCAATCGGCTGTCGCCAGACATTCCAGCCAAGAATGCCATAGCCTGATTGCTGTTCGACAATATCGATGCTACTGAGGCTATTCGACATCATGACGACTGCGAGGACTGCAAGCGCTAAGGGAATTTCATAACTAATTGATTGTGCTGCTGCCCTCAAACCACCTAGTAGTGAGTACTTGTTGTTTGACGCATAGCCTGACATCAATAATCCAATCGGTTGAACGCTGGACAACGCAATCCACAAAAAGACTCCTGTAGCCACATTTGTGATTGCCAGATTTTCGCCAAACGGCACAATCAGATATGACAAAAAGACTGGTAGGACAACAATGATTGGTCCTAAAGTAAATAGCCAAGGATCTGACTTGGCAGGGATGATGTCTTCTTTAAAAACGAACTTGATACCATCGGCAACCGGAGATAATAAGCCAAAAGGACCCATAAATTCTGGACCAATGCGCTGTTGCGCGGCGGCTGAAATCTTTCGTTCTTGCCAAATGGTTACTAGTACTCCTACAGTTGCGCCAATTAACATTAGTACCATCGGGACTGGCATCCAAACAGCTTTGGCTGCGCCTGCTGGTAGCCCTAAGTCGATCAGCGATTTGATGAAACTTCCTTGGAGGTCAATTCCTGTACTCATGTTTTCTTTGTTAAAGTTGTCGCATGATGGCGATCGCCATCGCCGCTGTAGTTAATATTTGTAAATTCATTCCCTACTTTTTTCAGGACATGTCTTGATTGTGAAGATATTTTTACCTTTCAATGCCTAGTATATCGTTGTCTGGTTAGCTCCAAAAAACCTTCACTGAGAAATTCTACTTATACCTGTGTTTAGTTTTGCTGTCTAGGAAAGAAGAGCAACGAGGACTAAGAGTTATGAGTTCTTAGCGTTGAGTGTGTTGAGTGTTGAGTCAAGAAAATCTTAATTCAAAACCCGCGCATTCAAAACTAAATTTTCAGCGTTGCTCGATGGGTGTATAGGCAACGTCATGATGACCTGTATACACTTGGGTGGGGCGAAAAATGCGATTCTCAGCAAGTTGCTCTTTCCAGTGCGCTAACCAACCGGCGACGCGGGCGATCGCAAATACTGGCGTAAATAAGTCTGTAGGAATTCCCATCTTCCTGTACACTAAACCAGAGTAAAAGTCAACGTTAGGATAAATTCCTTTGTGACCGAGTTTTTCGGCGATCGCGCGTTCTAATTCAACTGCAATATCGTAGTACTTGTCGTAGCCAAATTTATCAAACATTTGCTCGGCGAGCTTCTGTAGAATTGTTGCTCTTGGGTCTTTGACTTTGTATACGCGATGTCCAAAGCCCATAATTTTTGCTTTGCGTTGCAAGCGATCTTCTAGATAGGGGCGGACGTTTTCTACCGAGCCAATTTCTTCCAGCATTCCGATGACTTCTTCATTCGCGCCACCGTGTAAAGGTCCACCTAAGGTTCCGACTGCGGAAGCAACAACCGCGTAAGGATCGGTAAGCGTAGAAGCGGTAACGCGCGCCGAGAATGTCGAAGCATTCATTGTATGTTCGGCATGAAGTGTTAAACAAACATCAAAAATCCGCGCCATCAACGGGTCAGGTTCGCGTTCGCTGAGCATATAAAGAAAGTTAGCCGAATAATCTAAGTCATCGCGCGGGCGTACTGGGTCATTTCCTTTACGCATCAACTGAAACGCAGCCACCATTGTGGGAATCGTCGCGAGGAGTCGAACGACTGCATCGCGAATATAAACAGGGTTATCTAAGTCACGGCGTGAGTAAAATAAACCAAGTGCGGCGGCGGAAGCTTGCAACGCGTCCATCGGATGACCGCTTTCAGGAAAGCTTTTCATCATGTCGCGAATGCGATATTTGATCCGGCGGTGATAGCGGACTTCGTGTTCAAACTCGATTAATTCATCTTTTGTAGGCAGCTTACCCCAAATGAGAAGATACGCTGTTTCCAAAAAGGTACTATTGTCCGCAAGGTCTTCAATGCGGATACCACGATACTCCAGTATTCCTTCTTGTCCATTAACAAAGCTAATACTAGATTGGGCGGCGGGAATGCCTTCTAAACCTGGCTTAAATTCGCAGACGGACATGGCTACACCAGCTGCTTGTGTGTAAGTACAATACTCTACGCTAACTTACCAGAAACTGGTGTTGTGTCGCTCTTTTTACCAGAATTATCTTTTGGAGGAGTCAGAGGACGCGCTTCGCGCAGACCTACGGTTCAGGGGTCGGGGGTCAAGAAAAATTTATGCTTGAACATATAGAATTGAAGATGAGCACCTTGTATATCAGTACAACTCTGCGTTTTCTTGGCGACTAAAGCCATAGATTTGAATCTCTTATATTGGTTCGTTCCCTGACCTCTGACCTCTTCTTGATAAAACTGGTCACAACAAAAACTTGGGTGGAGTCAACCAAAATAACTGAGCTTGACCGATGGGTGAATCTGTTTCTGGTAGTGTTAACCCAATGATACCTGCTTTTTTTAGTATTAGCCTAGCGCGATCTTCACCCCAAACTAGAATTTCTGCCCATTGTCCTAAATTCGGTTGATGACCTACAAGAGCTAATTGCGTTTGCTGGGGGTATTGTTGCGCTTTGAGCCAGTCTAACCAATCATAGATACTACCATTAGGCGCAAGGTGAGCCGATTCAGTAATTTCTCGACTCAGTTTATACTCGTGTAAGATTTCTGCGGTTTGCCGCGATCGCACCAAAGGACTAGTCAACACAACATCAAACCGCACGCCCAAATCGTACAAACGCCCTGCGACTTGACGCGTTTTATCTTTCCCTTTGTTAGTAAGCGATCGCACTTCGTCGGGGATACCAATTTCTCTTTCTTGCGCGATGCCGTGTCGAATAAGATAGATTTCCACTGGGGTTACGATAGTAGGCTATTAGTAGGACACTTAGCTTATCTGTTCTACTTTATTCGGTTTGAATTGGATTATCTTTAGGGTTGACGAGCCGCAAGAGTTTTTGCTTGATTTGAGCGTCAAAGACTTCCCACTTTTTCTTGGCGTACTCTGATGTTTCGATGTAACCTGACAAAAACCCGATTGGAATTTCAAAGCCGCCAGCACTTGTACGACCACCACCGAAAAAGCGTCCGTGACTGTCTTGTCCAAATGCTTCTTTAATAAACTCATCTGGATCGAGTGTGAGTTTTGTTGTGCGCAACGAACCAACAACGATTTCGAGTTCTTCGTCTTCGTCGTGAACGATTCCGTAAACAACTGCGGTGTGTACGTTCTCTTCTGTCACTAGAAAATCTGCTGCTTGGGGGATGGCATCGCGGTCATCATAGCGTAAGTATCCAACACCAGCGATTGAGAAGTTATTTTGCACCATGCGGTTTTTCAGCGATCGCTCGATGACGTCCATCACGCGCTTTGAGCGATTGGCTTGTAAAATGGCGTTGAGTAACTGCGCGTCATAAAATCGACTCAGATAGGCAGCCGCTAAGAAATCTTCTTCTTGTGCTTGCATTAAGCGGTCTGTGTCTGAGCGCAAACCATGCATCAATGCCGTCGCACACTTGATATGCTGAGGAACACTACTATCTAGTTTGAGTAATCCTGCTTGGAGATATTGGGTAAAAATTGTTGCTGTTGCGCGAACCGTCGGACGTAAATCGACAAACTCAGCTTTTAAGTCGCCCTGGAAGCTGTGGTGGTCAATAATTGCTGTAATCGGAATTCCACTTTCTTGGACAACTGACAATAACTGGCTCGTTGTCCCTTGATTATCTATCAACGCACAACCTGTGTACATTGATAAATCTTTACTTTTGGCTGCTTGTGCTGTCCAGCGTTGTGCGGGTAAACCAGTTAACTTAACAAGTGCGATGTTTTCTTGATGGCTAAGCGTCCCAGCATAGACGATATCACAGTGAATCTCATATTCCTGGGCGATTAATTGATAAGTCCAAGCACTAGAAAGTGCGTCTGGGTCTGGAAAATCTTGTAGAATAACTAGCTGGCGCTCTTGTCGATGTTGCTCTAAGATATGCCGCAAGGCATCTGCTTTTTGCACCAACGATGAGTGATTCCGCTGGGCTTGATGGTTGCCCAGTTCACTCGTTGTCATTGGGGAGGTATCAGGAGCCGGTAATTCCACCGTTGCTACTAAATGGGGGTCTTCTGTAAGCTCTTGAGAATACGAACTATTTGACAAGTGAGACGAATTCAAATCCATAAACTGAATTTTTGTGAGTGTGAGGCGCGAGTTTAGGCAGTCAATAACTTTTTGATATTAACTAGCTATTGAGGCTACACACTACAATTGTCGCAAAAATCTTGGCGTGCGACGCTAGTCCTTATAGCCTATCTTTTATTAGAGGTAAATTCGGTATTAAAAATTGCGATTGACTTATTCCATAAACTGCTTTGTATTTGACAACCGATTGCACGCACTATTAAGTAGTAATACTCAATTAAACTTGAGCTTGTCAAAGCATTATAAGTATATAAAAAGAACCAGATCTCAAAACTACAGTTTATTTATGATTTAAAGACCAATAATGTATTTTTGCCATTCATCATGTAGCCCGCTTTTGAGATGCTTGCTAACTTCAAAATATAAGCTACTGTAAGGTTTACGGGGAAGGTGATGAAGATACATATGTGCTTCAACAGGGGTGCGATTGCCTTTTTTAACGTTGCAACGAACGCAAGCAGTCACGATATTTTCCCACGCATCACCCCCGCCACGCGATCGCGGTACAACATGATCCAGCGTTAAATCATCTCCTGTGTAGCCGCAATATTGACAAGTGTGACTGTCACGATGAAGAATGTTACGGCGAGTTAAAGGAATTTCTTTGTAAGGAACGCGTACGTAGTGACGCAACCGGATAACGGTTGGCAGGGGAAAATCGGCATAAAGATGCTTACCGTTATGTTCTACCCGCTCAGCTTTGCCTTTGATTAACAGAACAACTGCGCGCCGCCAGCTCGTAATATTGAGCGGTTCGTAAGAGGCGTTCAGGACTAGAACCTTAGCCATTGATGGTCGCTCAAGCCAATATTTTTTACAGATAGTAACACAACTACATTACGCTATGCAGCTTTTAGCGGCAAGTCTGGTCAAGTCTTTTACTCACACTGCCAACATATATACACTTTTGCAAGCAACACTTGCGACAAATTAAGGCAGTACTTGTGACAATCGCGGTTTGAAAGCTAAACTTCCTAATCAAATCAGCTAATTGCCAAGCGCTAAACGCTAACGGCTTTAATTCGAGTGTGGATAAGGTGAAGGAGCAAAAATGACTTTAAGTTGGCAGCAACCAATAGCAACAATGCGATGCGATCGCGCATGGGTAGAAATTAGCCTAGGATCTTTAGCACACAACATCCATCAGCTACAAAGTTTATTATCTGCAAAAACGCACTTGATGGCAGTCGTCAAAGCAGATGCTTACGGTCATGGTGCTGTTACGGTAGCGGAGACTGTCTTGCAAGCTGGGGCGAGTTGGTTAGGGGTGGCAACGGTTCCTGAAGGCATCGAGTTAAGAGAAGCAGGAATTAGCGCACCGATTTTGATTTTAGGCGCAACGCATACACCAGAACAAATCAAAGCGATCGCGCATTGGCAACTCCAGCCGACAGTATGTAGCTTTAAGCAAGCGCTGGTTTTTGCGGAGACATTAAAGACAACAAATCAACTCTTACCTGTACACCTCAAACTCGATACAGGAATGTCGCGGCTTGGGCCTTCTTGGCAACAAGCTGTTGAGTTTGTCCAATTAATTCAAGGGGTGCCTAACTTAAAAATTGCCAGCATTTATTCGCACTTAGCAACCGCAGAAAGCATCGACCAAACAATCTTAAGGCAGCAACAGCAAAATTTTGAGCAGGCGATCACGCAAATCAAACGCTCAAACCTACAACTTTTTCAGCACAAGCAAATCCAACCCGCGTTGCACTTGGCGAACTCAGCTGCTACACTCACGGCTCCTGATTTGCACTACGATATGGTTCGTGTCGGTTTAGCGATGTATGGACTTTATCCTGCTGTTCATTTAGCAGTGATTGACCTCAAGCCTGTAATGCAAGTTAAAGCGCGCATAACACAAGTCAAAAAAATCCCTGCGGGAACCGGAGTCAGTTATGGTCATAAATTTGTAAGCGATCGCGCGATGCAGATAGCCGTAGTCGGTATCGGTTATGCGGATGGAGTTCCGCGCAACTTGTCGAATCAAATGACAGTATTAGTTCGCGGTCAGCAAGTCCCGCAGATTGGCGCAATTACGATGGATCAACTGATGTTGGATGTCAGTGCGATCGCAGATGTTCATGAAGGCGAAGTCGTGACGTTACTTGGTGAAGATGGTAGCCAAAAAATTTCAGCTGATGACTGGGCAAAGCAGTTAAATACAATTTCGTGGGAAATTCTTTGCAGTTTCAAGCACCGATTACCACGCGTTGCTGTGCCATAAAGTTGGTAAGCATGAAGAAAAGATCAGAGTAGTTCAGAAGACGCGTGTCAACTACTCCTTGTTGGGAAACGTGAAGCGATTTAGCGAGTTTTGCAGTGGCATATATTTTTGTGTACCTCTTAGTTTCCACAAAAAGGTGAGAAAAGAAGGCAATAAGTTTGTTGTAGGAACTGGCGTGGATAGGAAAAGGTATCACGCCAGGCTTAAGAGATTTAATATTAATCTACAAAGTCTGTTGACATATCAGATAAAGCTTCATCAGCGGCGATTGGGCGGTTTCCATCAATGTTGAGTCTACCTTTGACTTCAAAATTATCTGCGGCGATCGGACGTTCGCCATCTATATACACAGTGTTTTGCACTTTTAGATTACTCGGATCGATTGGGCGTTTGCCGTCAATATTGAGAGTGTCGCGATCGCTAAACTCGTTTACGGCGATCGGACGTTCGCCATCTTCCTCATAGGTATCCTTGACTTCAAAATTATCTGCGGCGATCGGACGTTCGCCATCATCAATGATCGTGCCTTGAATCTCCAAATTACTTGGGTCAACCGGACGACTAGGAGAACCAACTTGCTTGGATGTTTGCTTTTTTTCCATTTTTGAGAATGCCTTGATACTTAGTTTTAACGCGTGATGTGTGTATTTGATTTAACTTACATTGCCTTCTAGCTATTTTTATGCTTTGTTGGAGTTACTAACCGATAGTGCATTCCTGGCTCTGGAGTTGGTGGAAAAGGTTCGCCTTTAGTTGCTGTGACTTCTTGTCCTTTGTTACCGCCACGAGGACCTGTAAGTTCATACAAGCCGCTTTCAGGGACTATCTCACCAGGTTTATACAATTCATTTCCACTAGAATTTGATTTGTCGGTTGTGGCTGTAGAAGTTTTGTAGCTAAGACGAAATTGGCGTTCGATTAAAAAGCCAGGAAGAAAGCCACCATGGTAGCGAACTTCTTCTAGCCTGCCAAAAACACCTTTGATTTGCGTAACGGGGGACAGTAGCTGTGTATTCTTTTGACTCCATTCAACTAAACAGTTATCGATCATTTCTTGAAACTCTAATGCCAGAATCATCGCATCATCGGCGCCCAGGTGAGGATCGACAATAATGGAAAACTTTAAAGAAATTGATAGCGTTGTTTGCAATTGTGAAGCGTGATCGCCCTTCACATCAGTAAAAGATTCTTCTGCATGAAAACCAAACTGCGGTCGGAAGTCGGCGAATTCGTCGGTTGCAAGCTGGTGATGCAGATAAGGCAATAAACCTTGTTCTGAAGACAAGATTTGACGAATAGTTGAGCTAGCGGTCATAACTTTTTTAGCAAATGAGTATGTCTTGCGACTTTAACCTCAACAATTTCATAAAGCGTATTGCAATGCTACCCCCTAATTGAAGAAAGTACACCAGCCGCTCGATAGAAGCTCAAAACTTAAGAATGCTCACGGCTGTCTACCTGGCTACTATATGATTGCCAAAACTCTAAATTCAAAAAACATTAGCTGACAACTATTACGGCTGTCAGCTAATGTTTTGTGTAAGCTATGAGTGCTGAATATTAAGTTGTAAGGAGCATAGTCAAACTAAAACTCAAAATTCAATGCTCAGAGCTTAGTTTAAGCTGTCGCGACAGCTTCATCTTTTGTAGAAACGACAACTGGTTCTTCTAGAAGTTTGACGTACAATTTGCTAAGTTGAGCAGCTACGCCATCCCAACTAAATTTATCTTCTACGCGTTTTCTAGCAGCACGACCTAGTTGATTTCGCCACTCAGGATTACTTAATATGCGGTCAATCGCGGTTGCAAAAGCATCGTTGTCTTTCGGTGGTGCAAGTAATCCAGTTTCTTCGGGTACGACAGTGTATTGTAAGCCGCCAACATCGCTAGCAATCACTGGTGTTCCGCTTGCCATCGCTTCAATAGCTACTAAACCAAAAGGTTCGTAGTGGCTAGGAACAACACAAACGTCTGCTGCTGCATAGTAGATAGGTAGGTCATCGTCACCAAGACGCCCTGGAAAAACTGTCATGTCTTGCATTCCCAGTTCGTTGACAATACCTTCAATGCGATCGCGTTCTTTGCCATCGCTTTGACCAGGACGGCTACCACCACCGATAATTAGCCTAAGATCAGTACCTCTTAGTTGCGATTGAGCAACAGCACGTACTAGCGTTTCAATACCTTTACGGAAATCAAATCGACCTACATAGAGAATAACTTTGGTGTCTGCGTTGATTCCGAGTTGCTGTCTTGCTTGTTGTTGATCGATTTTACCGAAGCGATGGATGTCTGTCCCACAAGGAATAATATCGATATTGCCTTTTGTAGAAACGAGCAAGCGCATATGTTCTTGTTCTTGAGGACTTGTGGCGACAATTCGCTGTGCTGTCTCTAAAACTTCTTTTTCCACTGATAAACGAGTTTTCGCAATCAATGGAATTGTGGAAATTGATTTGTACTTAACCGCCCCTAGTGAATGATAAGTGTGAACTTGCTTACAACCCTGGATTTTTTTTAACTCCATCCCTACCCAGGCAGAAAGCCAATAGTTTGTGTGGACTATTTCGTACTCAACACCTGATTTTTGCTGAAACTTCAGCATTTGTTGTACAAATTCCGGCGCGTGTTTAAATAAGTTGTCGCGTGGAATAAATTCTTCTGGACCTGCGGTAATCCGAATTGTGCGGCAATTTGGGGTATGCTCGACAATACTCGCTTGGTCTGCACTTGCTTTACGGGTAAACATATCAACTTGCCACCCTAACTCAGCTAGTGCTTCCCCTACATGGCGTACATAAACGTTTTGTCCTCCGGCTTCTTCCTTACCGATTTCAACCGCTGGGTCTCCGTGGACTGAAATCAGGGCAATGTGCTTTTGGCTTGCAGAATTCATGGTGTAGTTGTTACAACAATTTAGTTAGGTTTAAAGTGGCTTTGCGATAGTCTTACCTACCGCTAAAAACCAAAAAGAATATTGCATATTCTCAAGTTTAATTTAAGCGATTCTACACTTCTTTACATCCCCTACGGGAAGTACTGTAATCCCCATAAAGTTAAAAAGATCAGCGCTCGTTGTTGCTGATTTTACCTATGCAACGACTACGCTTCTACCTTGAGTAAGATTTTTTTGTAATGCACTATTTACTTTACACGTTAAATATGTAAGCTTGTATTTGATATATCAATACTTAACTTAAGAAAATCAGCTTTAAATGTCGTTGTCTATCTTCGCCAGCTACTCTGATGAAACTCTTGATAAACTCTGTAAGATAGCGTTTCTAGCTTAAATTCTCGCAGCAGACAGTTTTAACTTGAGGTCTATGTGTCTACCTTGGCAATCTCTTTGTATTTAACACACTCTATTCAAAGCGACACAAATATAGTAATCCTATTTGAGTTTTAAGATTTTTTTGAAACGAACCACAGAGTACACAGAGAACGCAGAGGAAAGAGATAGAGAGGGATTCTCACAACTGACTTGAGATTACGATATTTGATCAGCTTAATTTATAAGAATAATAAGCGTCTCTTAACTGATTATCAAGACGACAAACACGTTGACTCGTCTCTAGCATAGAGTTTTTATAAAAGCACTTAAACTATCATCTTGAGTTCTTCACGAAATTACTGTGAGTGAAACGAAAGGTTCAAGGATCATTCCACCGCATTGCCAATTTTATGCCGAACAGTGATCTAAGAGCCAGTGCTAGTCATTTCATCGATAACTGCTGTCATGCTTC contains:
- a CDS encoding glycosyltransferase family 4 protein, coding for MNSASQKHIALISVHGDPAVEIGKEEAGGQNVYVRHVGEALAELGWQVDMFTRKASADQASIVEHTPNCRTIRITAGPEEFIPRDNLFKHAPEFVQQMLKFQQKSGVEYEIVHTNYWLSAWVGMELKKIQGCKQVHTYHSLGAVKYKSISTIPLIAKTRLSVEKEVLETAQRIVATSPQEQEHMRLLVSTKGNIDIIPCGTDIHRFGKIDQQQARQQLGINADTKVILYVGRFDFRKGIETLVRAVAQSQLRGTDLRLIIGGGSRPGQSDGKERDRIEGIVNELGMQDMTVFPGRLGDDDLPIYYAAADVCVVPSHYEPFGLVAIEAMASGTPVIASDVGGLQYTVVPEETGLLAPPKDNDAFATAIDRILSNPEWRNQLGRAARKRVEDKFSWDGVAAQLSKLYVKLLEEPVVVSTKDEAVATA
- the alr gene encoding alanine racemase; the protein is MTLSWQQPIATMRCDRAWVEISLGSLAHNIHQLQSLLSAKTHLMAVVKADAYGHGAVTVAETVLQAGASWLGVATVPEGIELREAGISAPILILGATHTPEQIKAIAHWQLQPTVCSFKQALVFAETLKTTNQLLPVHLKLDTGMSRLGPSWQQAVEFVQLIQGVPNLKIASIYSHLATAESIDQTILRQQQQNFEQAITQIKRSNLQLFQHKQIQPALHLANSAATLTAPDLHYDMVRVGLAMYGLYPAVHLAVIDLKPVMQVKARITQVKKIPAGTGVSYGHKFVSDRAMQIAVVGIGYADGVPRNLSNQMTVLVRGQQVPQIGAITMDQLMLDVSAIADVHEGEVVTLLGEDGSQKISADDWAKQLNTISWEILCSFKHRLPRVAVP
- a CDS encoding HNH endonuclease, whose product is MAKVLVLNASYEPLNITSWRRAVVLLIKGKAERVEHNGKHLYADFPLPTVIRLRHYVRVPYKEIPLTRRNILHRDSHTCQYCGYTGDDLTLDHVVPRSRGGGDAWENIVTACVRCNVKKGNRTPVEAHMYLHHLPRKPYSSLYFEVSKHLKSGLHDEWQKYIIGL
- a CDS encoding DHH family phosphoesterase, with the protein product MDLNSSHLSNSSYSQELTEDPHLVATVELPAPDTSPMTTSELGNHQAQRNHSSLVQKADALRHILEQHRQERQLVILQDFPDPDALSSAWTYQLIAQEYEIHCDIVYAGTLSHQENIALVKLTGLPAQRWTAQAAKSKDLSMYTGCALIDNQGTTSQLLSVVQESGIPITAIIDHHSFQGDLKAEFVDLRPTVRATATIFTQYLQAGLLKLDSSVPQHIKCATALMHGLRSDTDRLMQAQEEDFLAAAYLSRFYDAQLLNAILQANRSKRVMDVIERSLKNRMVQNNFSIAGVGYLRYDDRDAIPQAADFLVTEENVHTAVVYGIVHDEDEELEIVVGSLRTTKLTLDPDEFIKEAFGQDSHGRFFGGGRTSAGGFEIPIGFLSGYIETSEYAKKKWEVFDAQIKQKLLRLVNPKDNPIQTE